GAACAACAAACAATACCCAAGAAGGATAACGATATTAGATCGATTTGAAGATCCTGATTTTGTTCATGAACTTCGGATCGAAAAAATTGAAATTCCAGTGAAACCAATGGAAGAAGGTGATAAGGTTTTGGAATTACCAGAGCCAGGGAAGTAAGTTCCTTAAACGTGTTTGCGAAAGGGATCGTAGCGGAAATCCTGCATTCCTTGCAGATTGGAGCGGAGAGCCCGGTCCACCACGTTCTCGTGGTGGATTCGCCCCAATCAAATTCTAAAAGTTTGTGATTGGGAAAATAGTAAGATACAATGAACCACTACTAAAAGATTAGTAGTGGTTAAAATTTTAATTCAAGGTAAATCGGATGGGGACAAGCACTTTCACAGTGATTGCCTTTCCTTCTAAGATGGACGGAGAAAATCGTTTTTTTCGGTAAACTCGAATGGCTTCTTCTTCGAGACCGCCACCTAACTGTTTTCCTACGGACCTAACACGTAACACTTCACCAGTATTTCCAATGATCACTTCTAATGTCATGGTTCCCGTCACACCAAGTGCTTTTGCATCGGATGTGTATTCAGGTCGGACATTCGGAGAAAGGTCAACAGGAGAAGTAGCACCAGATACAATGGGGTCAGAGGCTCCAGCAATACGTGGGTCTTCTTTTTTTTCTTCCTTTTCTTTGTCGGTTAGATCAAAGTCACCATCAGTTGGTTTGGAATCGGTTGTTGGTTCTTGGATTTGGACGTTGTCGATAAAGGCAACTTCTTCCACAAGATCATCCAAACTATCAGTTTCCAAATGAGGTGTGAACCAAAAAAGAATGATTAACGCCTGTATAACGGCAGATATTCCAAGACCCGTTTCCATACGGTAACGATCAATGAATCTATGGATTCTTTCTCGTTTGGATCTTTTTTGTATAACAACTGTTCCGCTCACGTCACTTACCTTTTAATCCGCCACCTTGGGTGGTCTTGGTAACAAGAGAAACCTTTAAGGCACCTATCTCTCGGAGAGTTTCAAAAACATTGTCTAGTTCTTCATAAGTTAAATCTTGGTCGGCATGGATCAAAACTTTGAGATCAGGTGTTGTGGAAATTTTGGCTCTGATTTCACTCATTGCTTCATTTAGTTCCATCTTCACTGAATTGAAATAAACAGTTCTTTTTTCATCTGCCGTTAAGTAAAGATTGGCGATCTTTTTGTTTAACTGCTCTCCACCAGGAACGTCTGGTAAATTAATAGGAAGGTCAGGATCGGAATCTAGTACGGAGGTTACCATAAAGAACACGAGTAGTAAGAAGGCAATGTCTGCCATCGAACTTACGGGAACTGAAGGTGCGACTCTCTTTCTTCGTAACATATTATTTCTTCTTTCTCACTGAGATTTTTTCAAATCCGCGAAGTTGTACTGCTGATAAAGCATCCAACATCTTTGCATATTTGGTATCACCGGTTGTAACAATGAGTGCTAGTTTGTTTTTAAGATCAGGGATTTCCATTTGGTTCAGGTCATCACGGAACTCTTTCAAACTCACATATTCTTTGGTTCCGAATGCAGGATTACGCATTTTGTATCTGTCTTGAGTGACAAGAATTTCATATACATTTTTACGTAAAAATGGCTGCGGTTCGGATTGGAGGCGAGGAAGGGAGATATTGAGTCCTTCCTTTACAAAGAATACTGCTGTTACCATAAAAAATACCAAGAGTAAAAAGGCAATGTCCGACATGGATGCTGCCGAAATTTCCTCTAAATCTTGTTTTTTCTTTAACTTAATCATGGTTAGTTTCTTACCGTATGCTTTACGCTTTTTTTCCGGCTTTGAGTTTTAAGTATTCTTTGTAGATTTTGTTCGCAGCTTCTTCTACTTCAGAAGTAAAAAATGCAACTCGGCCTTGTAAGTATTGGTAGAAAGTCATTGCAGGGATCGCAACAATCAGACCAGCAGCCGTTGTGATTAGGGCTTCTTTGATACCACCAGCAACCACTTTTGCGTTTACTTGGTCAGCGTTTGCAATCGCATCAAATGCGTTGATCATACCAGATACGGTTCCAAGAAATCCTACGAGAGGTGCGATGGTTGATACAGCCGAAAGAACTGTAAGTCCTTTTTCGAGTAGGGTCATCACTTCACCTGCTTCTCTTTCGATACCAGATGCAAAAATTTCAGGATCGTTTTGGGAAACTTCCATACCATTTTTTAATACATCAGTGATTCGTTGGCCTTCATTCGCTTTTAAGAATTCATCTACACCATTCATACCAGAAGCATCAATTGCATCTTGTAAGTCTTGGTTGTAACCTTTTCTCACTAGTTTTGCTGTGAAGAAAAAGTAGAGCCTTTCAAGGATCACTCCGAAACCAACGATGGATGAAAGTAGGAGTGGCCACATAGACCATCCACCTGTAACAAATAATTTAACGAGTCCAATTTCCGATTCTTGCGGAGCGGCTTCTTGAGGAGCTTCCGCAGCAGGTGCTTGCGTTTCCGAAGGAGCTTCTGTGGTTTGTGTTGGTTCCGCTGATTGTGGTGCCGTTGGTGCAGTTTGTGCTTCGATCTTTCCGGTAAGAGTAAAAATTGTGATAAGTGCGATCACAAAAGACAAAGTGATATTTTTCTTTGTCTGGTTACATGAAACGTTCATGAATGTCTCCATATCTTATTGATATGTTTCAAATCTAGAATATCTCTGTTACATTTAGATGACAGTCAAGTGACAAAGAGGGTAATTCAGGGCGTAAAAAAGATCTCTCGGAGCTTAGGAATCCCTTCTAGAAACAACGCAGGACCTGGTTGTAATATAATGCTTGGGTCCATTTCATAAATACGATTGTTTTGGATAAATTCCGTGGATTGCCATTCGGGTTGATTCCGCACCCAGTCCCAGTCCATAGCCTTCCCACACCAAGAACCAACGTAGATTTCTGGGTTAGCCTCTCTCACATCACTTGCTTGGATGATGCGGTCCTTGGCCAATTTCCGATCTTTTAAGTGGGAAAAACTATCAATCCCTCCTGCAAGTGCAATCGATTCACTTACCCATTGGATCCCTGTGATGATGGGTTCATCCCATTCTTGGAAAAATACCCTTGGTTTGTTTTGAATGGACTCATTTTCCTTTTGCCAAGTTTGGATTTGTTTTTTCCAACCATTTGTAATCGATTTGGCTTTTTCTGATTGTCCAACGATGTTTCCAATAATTTGCATATTGGAGATGATTTCTTCTATGGAACGTTGGTTGAAGATAAGAACATTTAACCCTCGTTCAATGAGATCTTTGGCAAGTTGGCCTTGGATGTCCGAAAAACC
The sequence above is a segment of the Leptospira sp. WS39.C2 genome. Coding sequences within it:
- a CDS encoding energy transducer TonB; its protein translation is MSGTVVIQKRSKRERIHRFIDRYRMETGLGISAVIQALIILFWFTPHLETDSLDDLVEEVAFIDNVQIQEPTTDSKPTDGDFDLTDKEKEEKKEDPRIAGASDPIVSGATSPVDLSPNVRPEYTSDAKALGVTGTMTLEVIIGNTGEVLRVRSVGKQLGGGLEEEAIRVYRKKRFSPSILEGKAITVKVLVPIRFTLN
- a CDS encoding cobalamin-binding protein — translated: MGPERIICLTEEPTEMIYLLGEEKRIVGISVYTERPKHAKTEKTKVSAFISGNLKKILSLEPDLVIGFSDIQGQLAKDLIERGLNVLIFNQRSIEEIISNMQIIGNIVGQSEKAKSITNGWKKQIQTWQKENESIQNKPRVFFQEWDEPIITGIQWVSESIALAGGIDSFSHLKDRKLAKDRIIQASDVREANPEIYVGSWCGKAMDWDWVRNQPEWQSTEFIQNNRIYEMDPSIILQPGPALFLEGIPKLREIFFTP
- a CDS encoding biopolymer transporter ExbD encodes the protein MLRRKRVAPSVPVSSMADIAFLLLVFFMVTSVLDSDPDLPINLPDVPGGEQLNKKIANLYLTADEKRTVYFNSVKMELNEAMSEIRAKISTTPDLKVLIHADQDLTYEELDNVFETLREIGALKVSLVTKTTQGGGLKGK
- a CDS encoding ExbD/TolR family protein; protein product: MIKLKKKQDLEEISAASMSDIAFLLLVFFMVTAVFFVKEGLNISLPRLQSEPQPFLRKNVYEILVTQDRYKMRNPAFGTKEYVSLKEFRDDLNQMEIPDLKNKLALIVTTGDTKYAKMLDALSAVQLRGFEKISVRKKK
- a CDS encoding MotA/TolQ/ExbB proton channel family protein, with amino-acid sequence MNVSCNQTKKNITLSFVIALITIFTLTGKIEAQTAPTAPQSAEPTQTTEAPSETQAPAAEAPQEAAPQESEIGLVKLFVTGGWSMWPLLLSSIVGFGVILERLYFFFTAKLVRKGYNQDLQDAIDASGMNGVDEFLKANEGQRITDVLKNGMEVSQNDPEIFASGIEREAGEVMTLLEKGLTVLSAVSTIAPLVGFLGTVSGMINAFDAIANADQVNAKVVAGGIKEALITTAAGLIVAIPAMTFYQYLQGRVAFFTSEVEEAANKIYKEYLKLKAGKKA